Proteins encoded by one window of Deinococcus radiodurans R1 = ATCC 13939 = DSM 20539:
- a CDS encoding ArsR/SmtB family transcription factor: protein MKQSHHLYKAALFRALGHPLRLAILDSLRDGEKTVTQLQDLTGGEQAGISQHLKVLRHQHLVTSRRQGTLTYYRTEDAAVYLFLDLGRQVYENQLQRQREQLDHLQSES from the coding sequence GTGAAACAGAGCCACCATCTGTACAAAGCGGCCCTGTTCCGCGCTCTGGGGCACCCGCTGCGGCTGGCGATTCTCGATTCGCTGCGCGACGGGGAAAAGACGGTCACGCAGTTGCAGGACCTGACCGGCGGTGAGCAGGCCGGCATCAGCCAGCACCTCAAAGTGCTGCGGCACCAGCACCTCGTGACCTCCCGGCGCCAGGGCACCCTGACCTACTACCGCACCGAGGACGCGGCGGTCTACCTCTTTCTGGACCTGGGCCGTCAGGTCTACGAAAACCAGCTTCAGCGCCAGCGCGAGCAGCTCGACCACCTGCAAAGCGAGTCCTGA
- a CDS encoding 3-isopropylmalate dehydratase small subunit 1, with the protein MPRIWKFGDSVNTDDILPGKFAPFMAGEDVFQTFAFHYVRPEFAAQVQPGDVLIGGRNWGLGSSREYAPQALKKLHIGGIVAPSFARIHYRNLLNLGIPAFEYDLTELLEDGDEVTLDAQTGLLTYADGTVQLPPPPEFLREALKEGSILEFFKKHGRFPGEEPGAEASTETASAAE; encoded by the coding sequence ATGCCCAGAATCTGGAAATTTGGCGACAGCGTGAACACCGACGACATCCTGCCCGGCAAGTTCGCGCCGTTTATGGCGGGCGAGGACGTGTTTCAGACCTTCGCTTTTCACTATGTCCGCCCCGAGTTCGCCGCGCAGGTTCAGCCGGGCGACGTGCTGATCGGGGGCCGCAACTGGGGCCTGGGCTCCAGCCGCGAGTACGCCCCGCAGGCCCTCAAGAAGCTGCACATCGGCGGCATCGTCGCGCCGAGCTTCGCCCGCATCCACTACCGCAACCTGCTCAATCTCGGTATTCCGGCCTTCGAGTACGACCTGACCGAGCTGCTGGAAGACGGCGACGAGGTGACGCTCGACGCCCAGACAGGCTTGCTCACTTACGCGGACGGCACCGTGCAGCTTCCCCCTCCGCCCGAGTTCCTCCGCGAGGCGCTGAAGGAAGGCAGCATCCTGGAATTCTTCAAGAAGCACGGGCGCTTTCCCGGCGAGGAGCCCGGTGCAGAGGCCAGCACGGAAACCGCCTCAGCCGCCGAGTAA
- a CDS encoding DUF1517 domain-containing protein, whose amino-acid sequence MGRPNQVVTSSPRRARSRRLLALAACGTLALGGFSLPAASFVPPLSVGQATAQSGGGFGGSSSGGGGGYSGGGGYSGGGYSGGGYSGGGYSGGGYSGPIIIGGGGGYYGGGGGLGIFPLIIFGLVIFGVVGMMRRNLGGGGARGLSSLGSSGTSQAVSVQLLLAEGDEVKSALQRIAQQGDPDTNAGLARMVQEAALVALRHPERWVYGNVERAQGSASAAGNQVGAWATEARAAFQEQTTSNYQNNDPNTGFQHRTDYSYNKEVADMYLAVTIAVAAQTLGNLPPAGVTTAAEARAALLAISGVTEGDLIRAEVIWSPDTEGEFLSEDEAIVKYPKLTKL is encoded by the coding sequence ATGGGACGCCCGAATCAAGTGGTCACCTCTTCGCCCCGCCGCGCCCGGTCACGGCGCCTGCTGGCCCTCGCCGCCTGCGGCACCCTGGCGCTGGGGGGCTTTTCCTTGCCTGCCGCCAGCTTTGTTCCCCCACTCAGCGTGGGACAGGCCACCGCGCAGTCGGGCGGCGGCTTCGGCGGCAGCAGTTCGGGCGGCGGAGGCGGGTACTCGGGTGGCGGCGGCTACAGCGGCGGAGGCTATTCCGGGGGCGGCTACTCGGGCGGCGGATACTCCGGCGGGGGCTACAGCGGCCCCATCATCATCGGCGGGGGCGGCGGCTATTACGGCGGTGGGGGCGGCCTGGGCATCTTTCCTCTCATCATCTTCGGCCTGGTGATTTTCGGGGTGGTCGGCATGATGCGCCGCAACCTCGGCGGAGGCGGCGCGCGGGGCCTGAGCAGTCTGGGCAGCAGCGGCACCTCGCAGGCGGTCAGCGTGCAGCTCCTGCTCGCCGAGGGCGATGAGGTCAAGAGCGCCCTGCAACGCATCGCGCAGCAGGGGGACCCCGACACCAACGCCGGCCTCGCCCGCATGGTGCAGGAAGCCGCGCTGGTGGCGCTACGTCACCCCGAGCGCTGGGTCTACGGCAACGTGGAACGGGCGCAGGGCTCGGCGAGCGCGGCGGGCAACCAGGTGGGCGCCTGGGCCACCGAGGCCCGCGCCGCTTTTCAGGAGCAGACCACCAGCAACTACCAGAACAACGACCCCAACACCGGGTTTCAGCACCGCACCGACTACAGCTACAACAAGGAAGTCGCGGACATGTACCTCGCCGTGACCATCGCCGTCGCCGCGCAGACTCTGGGTAATTTGCCCCCTGCCGGAGTCACCACCGCTGCCGAAGCCCGCGCCGCGCTGCTCGCCATCAGCGGCGTGACCGAGGGCGACCTGATCCGCGCCGAGGTCATCTGGAGCCCCGACACCGAGGGTGAATTTCTCAGCGAGGACGAGGCCATCGTGAAATACCCCAAGCTGACCAAGCTGTAA
- the xpt gene encoding xanthine phosphoribosyltransferase, which translates to MQSLVEAIKREGRVLPGGFLKVDGLVNHQLHPALTREMGETFARHFAPLAPTKVLTIEVSGIAPAIMTAAELGVPMVYARKKKPLTMSEQVYTAQSVSRTKGGTVDLFVSSEYLGPQDRVVVIDDFLASGGTLRSLSQIIADSGATLLGLGCVIEKEFEGGRQHLADLNVPIHTLANIVRMSEEEGIVVQAGR; encoded by the coding sequence ATGCAGTCATTGGTCGAGGCGATTAAGCGCGAAGGCAGGGTTCTTCCGGGCGGGTTTCTCAAAGTAGACGGATTGGTCAACCACCAGCTTCACCCCGCGCTGACCCGCGAGATGGGGGAGACGTTCGCCCGGCATTTTGCGCCGCTCGCGCCGACCAAGGTGCTGACCATCGAGGTGAGTGGCATTGCCCCGGCCATCATGACCGCCGCCGAGCTCGGCGTGCCGATGGTCTACGCCCGCAAGAAAAAGCCGCTGACCATGAGCGAGCAGGTCTACACGGCGCAGTCGGTCAGCCGCACCAAGGGCGGCACGGTGGACCTCTTCGTCAGCTCCGAGTACCTGGGGCCGCAGGACCGCGTGGTCGTCATCGACGACTTTCTCGCCTCGGGCGGCACCCTGCGCTCGCTCAGTCAGATCATCGCCGACAGCGGCGCGACCCTGCTCGGCCTCGGCTGCGTCATCGAAAAGGAATTCGAAGGCGGACGCCAGCACCTCGCCGACCTGAACGTGCCGATTCACACCCTCGCCAACATCGTGCGGATGAGTGAGGAAGAAGGCATCGTGGTGCAGGCCGGACGCTGA
- a CDS encoding transposase: MGLMAILQYVLSAVPLRKTQRNFLTVLLSVFLAVPGRLNVLNLSRYAACSESTIRRWLHRSDPGAIPWGAVHRATVSTAIESGLISPLCVLAIDASFHRKSGQHTAHLGSFWNGCAARTERGIEQSCCALIDVQHRQAFTVDVRQTRTGSEAPSRLEQAADQLDDVLLDLQTVPRLDLAAVVADGNYAKESMVETVTGHGLPFISRFPRNANLKYLYTGEHPRRRGRPKKFDGKVDFSDLQRFDLVSETSTERVWTQVVWSVQWAREVRAVVIQQVGKKGQVTGYAVLFSTAVTMPAHEVIALYRSRFEIELIFRDAKQFLGGQDVQLRSQPGIEAHWNVVLLTLNLCRLEALRAAEGGQNLVFSLEDMKRRAYNALLAQVILSKLDLSARFEELEHLPSSPLNFGLKAA, translated from the coding sequence ATGGGTCTAATGGCTATCCTACAGTACGTTCTCAGCGCGGTCCCGCTGCGCAAGACGCAGCGGAATTTTCTGACCGTGCTGCTTAGCGTATTTCTCGCTGTTCCTGGACGGCTGAACGTCCTGAACCTCTCCCGATATGCGGCCTGCTCAGAGAGTACGATCCGTCGTTGGCTGCACCGAAGTGACCCCGGGGCCATTCCCTGGGGCGCAGTACACCGGGCGACTGTGAGCACGGCGATTGAGAGTGGGCTGATCAGCCCACTGTGCGTTCTGGCCATCGACGCCTCTTTTCACCGCAAATCTGGTCAGCACACCGCACACCTCGGCTCGTTCTGGAATGGCTGTGCCGCACGGACCGAACGTGGGATCGAGCAATCCTGCTGTGCCCTGATTGACGTCCAGCACCGACAGGCATTTACGGTCGATGTCCGTCAGACCCGGACCGGGTCTGAGGCCCCGAGTCGTCTGGAACAGGCCGCTGACCAGCTGGATGACGTGTTGCTTGATCTCCAGACTGTTCCACGGCTTGATCTGGCCGCTGTGGTTGCGGATGGGAACTATGCGAAAGAATCCATGGTGGAGACCGTGACCGGTCACGGTCTCCCATTCATCTCCAGATTTCCTCGCAACGCCAACCTCAAGTATCTCTATACCGGCGAGCATCCCAGACGACGCGGACGGCCAAAAAAGTTCGACGGCAAGGTGGATTTCAGCGACTTGCAGCGCTTTGACCTCGTTTCTGAAACGTCGACCGAGCGGGTGTGGACTCAGGTGGTCTGGAGCGTGCAGTGGGCGCGAGAAGTGCGTGCAGTCGTCATCCAGCAGGTCGGTAAAAAGGGTCAAGTGACGGGTTACGCGGTGCTGTTCAGCACCGCTGTGACGATGCCCGCTCATGAGGTCATTGCGCTGTACCGGAGCCGTTTCGAGATTGAACTGATCTTCCGGGATGCCAAGCAGTTCCTGGGAGGCCAGGATGTGCAATTGCGGTCACAGCCAGGCATTGAGGCGCATTGGAACGTGGTCTTGCTGACCCTGAACCTCTGTCGCCTTGAGGCCCTGCGAGCAGCAGAGGGCGGACAGAATCTGGTGTTCAGTCTCGAAGACATGAAACGCAGGGCGTATAACGCCCTGCTGGCCCAAGTGATTTTGTCCAAGTTGGATCTCTCGGCCCGCTTTGAAGAATTAGAACATCTGCCGTCCAGTCCGCTAAATTTCGGCCTCAAAGCCGCCTAA
- a CDS encoding VanW family protein, producing the protein MTRATKTALLGLGAVGLLGGALALGMSAQADKLAPGLRVGGVDVGGMTPDAALIAVREQTQAKEPKIEVQATGTGKSWTLSAGKLGYQVDPQASLAAARKLSDARPWTERALGVLGQMNLTQPKAQDVPLVTKVDPAVAQATIGKLTADLATQPVNATVGFDPKTRRYAVLTPDTPGRKANAEAAAKAFAADPSQRVLKVPLTEWPAQYTAAELSKHAELGNKLMRGVTVKLDGSDRAGSLGPLQVANLYWVKPEGIVLDDKTLKGAFESLSYQLDQPAQNARYAWRDGVWGKVGEKPGRVTDPQKGLEAFRKGLLDPTKTTITFPSVQQQPAIKLADLPSPAKLQLIASGSSTYYGSSAERRTNVANAAAKIDGTVVAPGENFSFLQSLGGISPENGFVGGLIISGGRTVDGLGGGVCQVSTTAFRALYQAGLPVVERNQHSYRVKYYEPEVGFEAAVYDPGVDLKMKNDTGAPILIRTVNNNNASRLEIQVWGTKPQRTVSVSPAVILSRSPHPAPQYVFNPNLPAGASKQVDWAQDGYNLYQWFVQF; encoded by the coding sequence ATGACGCGAGCGACGAAGACTGCACTCCTGGGCCTGGGTGCTGTGGGACTACTGGGCGGCGCCCTGGCCCTGGGAATGTCGGCGCAGGCGGACAAGTTGGCCCCCGGACTGCGGGTGGGCGGCGTGGATGTGGGCGGCATGACCCCCGACGCGGCCCTCATTGCCGTGCGCGAGCAAACGCAGGCCAAGGAGCCGAAGATTGAAGTGCAGGCCACTGGCACGGGCAAAAGCTGGACCCTCAGCGCAGGCAAGCTGGGCTACCAGGTGGACCCGCAGGCGAGCCTCGCCGCCGCCCGTAAGCTCAGTGACGCCCGCCCCTGGACCGAGCGGGCGCTGGGCGTGCTGGGCCAGATGAACCTGACCCAGCCGAAGGCGCAGGACGTGCCGCTGGTGACGAAGGTGGACCCCGCCGTGGCGCAGGCGACCATCGGCAAGCTGACCGCTGATCTGGCGACGCAGCCGGTGAACGCCACCGTCGGCTTTGACCCCAAAACACGCCGCTACGCCGTGCTGACCCCCGACACGCCGGGCCGCAAGGCGAACGCGGAAGCGGCGGCCAAGGCGTTCGCCGCCGACCCCTCGCAGCGGGTGCTGAAGGTGCCGCTGACCGAGTGGCCCGCCCAGTACACCGCCGCCGAGCTGAGCAAGCACGCCGAACTCGGCAACAAGTTGATGCGCGGCGTGACCGTCAAGCTCGACGGCTCGGACCGCGCCGGGTCGCTCGGGCCGCTACAGGTCGCCAACCTCTACTGGGTCAAGCCCGAGGGCATCGTCCTCGACGACAAGACCCTCAAGGGCGCGTTCGAGAGCCTGAGCTACCAGCTCGACCAGCCCGCACAAAACGCCCGTTATGCCTGGCGAGACGGCGTCTGGGGCAAGGTCGGCGAAAAGCCGGGCCGCGTGACCGATCCGCAAAAGGGCCTCGAAGCCTTCCGCAAAGGCCTGCTCGACCCCACCAAGACGACCATTACCTTCCCGTCGGTGCAGCAGCAGCCCGCCATCAAGCTCGCGGACCTGCCCAGCCCGGCCAAGTTGCAACTCATTGCCAGCGGCAGCAGCACGTATTACGGCAGCTCTGCCGAGCGGCGCACCAACGTCGCCAACGCGGCGGCCAAGATCGACGGCACGGTGGTCGCGCCGGGCGAGAACTTCAGCTTCCTCCAGTCGCTCGGCGGCATCAGCCCCGAAAACGGCTTCGTGGGTGGGCTGATCATCAGCGGCGGGCGCACGGTGGACGGCCTCGGCGGGGGCGTATGCCAGGTGAGCACCACGGCGTTCCGGGCGCTGTATCAGGCCGGTTTGCCCGTCGTGGAGCGCAACCAGCACTCCTACCGCGTCAAGTACTACGAGCCGGAAGTCGGTTTTGAGGCCGCCGTGTACGACCCCGGCGTGGACCTCAAGATGAAAAACGACACCGGGGCGCCCATCCTGATTCGCACGGTGAACAACAACAACGCCAGCCGCCTCGAAATCCAGGTGTGGGGCACCAAGCCGCAGCGCACGGTGAGTGTCTCGCCCGCCGTCATTCTCTCGCGCTCGCCGCACCCGGCGCCGCAGTACGTCTTCAACCCCAACCTGCCCGCCGGCGCGAGCAAGCAGGTGGACTGGGCGCAGGACGGCTACAACCTCTACCAATGGTTCGTGCAGTTTTAG